A single region of the Vicia villosa cultivar HV-30 ecotype Madison, WI linkage group LG4, Vvil1.0, whole genome shotgun sequence genome encodes:
- the LOC131597215 gene encoding uncharacterized protein LOC131597215, giving the protein MSQISPSKKTTSRSETASDSRAPNMVGDQDVALDVVPLNSVPPTDPVGSIPRKMHVRKSTGGSIPEMFSARDKEGSAYVHNAIAGLVTRILNEGHKVEGISVPLAQAPAPENSKDDQVDASKDHVDVETSEANIVESSHDKEVEASEDKDAEIFETGKAEEVTATSPKEKPTRPTDNANDVVDLDNLDDPIDIADDDLISSISNRVKARRGKQVDDQHPPKTKVAPLKNATKEKIKKVSAEPSRTGSKVDVKKRKERSVSDSEDNVLSDVPDIPSKKKIAVTKSSTKVRDVPLDNIYLHYASNAIQWKFVYQIRLALERELANDALECQEVMKLIKSAGLLKTVTHFSKCYEMLVKEFIVNLSQDCADGKAEDFHKVYVRRKCVEFSPTVVNLYLGRDDEAQPDLEVTDNEVCKVITGGKVKKWPIKSKLPASLLTVRYALLHKIGAANWVPTNHTSTIAVRLGRFIYAVGTKTKFDYGTYIFDQIMKHAGTSATKMPIAFPSLICGIILNQFPGILKAKDFVCKRESALSFHYKLLQRSDDITSDGTSQTSKSVSKSSLSAELKETCKELDNRKMKLEKLIQSLEQSADESNDEDNSGDSGDDEEAEDSKGAGEPGSSDAGEETGGSSDEETDGSEDYPYIFHAVSLVVDLVFLILYSCFWFGSFYG; this is encoded by the coding sequence ATGTCTCAGATTTCTCCTTCAAAGAAGACTACTTCACGCTCTGAAACTGCATCCGACTCTAGGGCACCAAATATGGTGGGTGATCAGGATGTTGCGCTAgatgttgtgccattgaactcCGTGCCGCCTACTGATCCTGTTGGTAGTataccaagaaagatgcatgtaAGAAAATCAACCGGTGGGTCTATTCCAGAAATGTTTTCTGCTAGGGATAAAGAGGGCTCTGCTTATGTTCACAATGCGATCGCAGGTCTTGTCAcgagaatcttgaatgaaggtcACAAGGTAGAAGGAATATCTGTTCCTTTAGCTCAAGCTCCTGCTCCTGAGAACAGCAAAGACGATCAAGTTGATGCTAGCAAAGATCATGTTGATGTCGAAACATCTGAAGCTAACATTGTTGAGAGTTCTCATGATAAAGAAGTTGAAGCATCTGAAGATAAAGATGCAGAGATTTTTGAAACGGGGAAAGCTGAAGAGGTCACTGCTACTTCTCCTAAAGAGAAGCCTACTCGCCCTACTGACAATGCAAATGATGTGGTGGATCTGGATAATCTTGATGATCCTATTGacattgctgatgatgacctcatctctAGCATTTCCAACAGAGTCAAGGCTCGAAGGGGAAAGCAGGTTGATGATCAACATCCTCCCAAGACTAAAGTTGCTCCTCTAAAGAATGCCACCAAAGAAAAGATCAAGAAGGTCTCTGCTGAACCTTCAAGAACTGGGAGCAAGGTTGatgtgaagaagagaaaagaaagaagtgttTCTGACTCCGAAGACAATGTCctaagtgatgtccctgacatcccttcaaagaagaagattgctgtcaCAAAATCCTCCACAAAGGTTCGTGATGTTCCCTTGGACAACATTTATCTGCACTATGCTTCAAATGCTATCCAGTGGAAGTTCGTTTATCAAATAAGGTTGGCTCTGGAAAGAGAACttgcaaatgatgctctggaatgtCAAGAGGTCATGAAGCTCATCAAATCTGCAGGTTTGCTTAAAACTGTTACTCATTTTTCTAAATgctatgaaatgcttgtgaaggaGTTTATAGTTAATTTGTCTCAAGATTGTGCTGATGGGAAAGCTGAGGATTTTCATAAGGTATATGTTAGAAGAAAATGTGTAGAATTCTCCCCAACTGTTGTCAATCTCTATCTAGGTAGGGATGATGAGGCTCAACCTGATCTTGAAGTGACTGACAATGAGGTCTGCAAAGTTATCACTGGTGGTAAGGTTAAGAAGTGGCCCATAAAGAGTAAATTGCCTGCTAGTCTTCTTACTGTCAGGTATGCATTGCTACACAAAATTGGTGCTGCTAACTGGGTGCCAACCAATCATACATCTACCATTGCAGTGAGACTAGGTAGATTCATATATGCAGTGGGAACCAAGACTAAGTTTGATTATGGGACTTACAtatttgatcaaattatgaagCATGCTGGTACCTCTGCTACAAAGATGCCCATTGCCTTTCCATCCCTGATATGTGGGATAATTCTTAACCAGTTCCCTGGGATACTGAAAGCTAAAGACTTTGTGTGCAAGAGGGAGAGTGCCTTGTCATTCCACTATAAGCTGCTTCAAAGGTCAGATGACATAACATCTGATGGGACATCACAAACCAGCAAATCTGTCTCAAAATCCTCTCTTAGTGCTGAGCTGAAAGAGACTTGTAAAGAGTTGGAcaataggaagatgaagcttgaaaaGCTCATTCAAAGCCTTGAGCAGTCTGCAGATGAAAGTAATGATGAAGACAATAGTGGTGATAGTGGTGATGATGAAGAGGCTGAGGATAGTAAAGGTGCTGGAGAGCCTGGGAGTAGTGATGCTGGTGAAGAGACTGGTGGCTCTAGTGATGAAGAAACTGATGGATCTGAAGATTATCCCTACATCTTTCATGCTGTTTCtcttgtggttgacttagtgttTCTCATTTTGTACTCTTGTTTTTGGTTTGGCTCcttttatggctaa